From a single Hymenobacter sp. YIM 151500-1 genomic region:
- the recQ gene encoding DNA helicase RecQ, with protein sequence MKNQVKREADLKGKLKEVFGYGQFRGVQEDIIQNVIAGHNTFVIMPTGAGKSLCYQLPALVLPGTAIVISPLIALMKNQVDQLNAFGVNAQFLNSTLSKSEMNKVKRDVISGEVKLLYVAPESLTKDETIEFLNKATISFVAIDEAHCISEWGHDFRPEYRKIRSIIDGLGAQIPIIALTATATPKVQQDIQKNLQMDDASVFKTSFNRTNLYYEVRPKHNTKKQLIQYVKLRKGQAGIVYCLSRKKVEEIAELLRVNDVRALPYHAGLDPQVRMANQDAFLNEECDVIVATIAFGMGIDKPDVRFVIHYDTPKSIEGYYQETGRGGRDGLEGDCLMFYSYDDIVKLEKFNKDKPVTERDNSKLLLQEMANYADSAVCRRKQLLHYFGETFERDCGFCDNCKHPKERFEAKNEVLLALKAVVQTEERFGLDHIGTVLMGMNNPHVESYGHDKLPIYGQGKEHDAQFWHSLLRQSLLNGLLEKDIENFGVVKITPKGLDFIENPHSIKLTEDHNYEEEVKEEQEQEEVQQAAGHDEALFDMLKALRKKIAQQKGLPPYVLFQDPSLKEMATTFPTKLEDLAHVAGVGQGKAQKFGAPFLELIKKYVEENDIMTAADVVVKSAVNKSKIKIYIIQQIDKKMDLEEIASSKGIDMRELIEEIEHICYSGTKLNLDYYINGVLDQERQDEIYDYFMSASTDNIAVALKELGTDDYTEEDLRLMRIKFLSEVAN encoded by the coding sequence GTGAAAAACCAAGTGAAGCGCGAGGCTGATCTGAAAGGCAAGTTAAAGGAAGTTTTCGGGTACGGTCAGTTCCGGGGCGTCCAGGAAGACATTATTCAAAATGTTATTGCCGGCCACAATACCTTCGTGATTATGCCCACGGGGGCCGGCAAAAGCCTGTGCTATCAGCTGCCCGCCCTGGTGCTGCCCGGCACGGCCATCGTCATTTCGCCGCTGATTGCCCTGATGAAAAATCAGGTCGACCAGCTCAACGCCTTCGGCGTCAACGCGCAGTTCCTGAACTCCACGTTGAGCAAGTCGGAGATGAACAAGGTGAAGCGCGACGTTATCAGCGGCGAGGTAAAGCTGCTCTACGTGGCCCCCGAAAGCCTAACCAAGGACGAAACCATCGAGTTTCTGAACAAGGCCACCATCTCCTTCGTGGCTATTGACGAGGCCCACTGCATTTCGGAGTGGGGCCACGACTTCCGGCCCGAGTACCGCAAAATCCGCAGCATCATCGACGGGCTGGGCGCGCAGATACCAATTATTGCCCTCACGGCCACGGCCACGCCCAAGGTGCAGCAGGACATCCAGAAAAACCTGCAAATGGACGATGCGTCGGTGTTCAAGACCTCGTTCAACCGCACCAACCTCTACTACGAAGTCCGGCCCAAGCACAACACCAAAAAGCAGCTGATTCAGTACGTGAAGCTGCGCAAAGGCCAGGCCGGCATTGTATACTGCCTGAGCCGCAAGAAGGTAGAGGAAATTGCCGAGCTGCTGCGCGTCAACGACGTGCGCGCCCTGCCCTACCACGCCGGCCTCGACCCGCAGGTGCGCATGGCCAACCAGGACGCTTTTCTGAATGAAGAGTGCGACGTGATTGTGGCCACTATTGCCTTCGGCATGGGCATCGACAAGCCCGACGTGCGCTTCGTGATTCACTACGACACGCCCAAGAGCATTGAGGGCTACTACCAGGAAACCGGCCGCGGCGGCCGCGACGGCCTGGAAGGGGACTGCCTGATGTTCTACAGCTACGACGACATCGTGAAGCTGGAGAAGTTCAACAAGGACAAGCCCGTAACGGAGCGCGACAACTCCAAGCTGCTCTTGCAGGAAATGGCCAACTACGCCGACTCGGCCGTGTGCCGGCGCAAGCAGCTGCTGCACTACTTCGGCGAGACGTTTGAGCGGGACTGTGGCTTCTGCGACAACTGCAAGCACCCCAAAGAGCGGTTTGAGGCCAAAAACGAAGTGCTGCTGGCCCTGAAAGCCGTGGTGCAGACCGAGGAGCGGTTCGGTCTGGACCACATCGGCACGGTGCTCATGGGCATGAACAACCCGCACGTGGAAAGCTACGGCCACGACAAGCTGCCCATCTACGGCCAGGGCAAAGAGCATGACGCGCAGTTCTGGCACTCGCTGCTGCGCCAGAGCCTGCTCAATGGCCTGTTGGAGAAAGACATTGAAAACTTCGGGGTCGTCAAAATCACGCCCAAGGGCCTCGACTTCATTGAAAATCCGCATTCCATCAAGCTCACCGAGGACCACAACTACGAGGAAGAGGTGAAAGAAGAACAGGAACAGGAAGAAGTGCAGCAGGCCGCCGGCCACGACGAGGCCTTGTTTGACATGCTCAAGGCCCTGCGCAAGAAAATAGCCCAGCAGAAAGGCCTGCCGCCCTACGTGCTGTTTCAGGACCCCAGCCTGAAGGAAATGGCTACCACCTTCCCCACCAAGCTGGAAGACCTGGCCCACGTGGCCGGCGTGGGCCAGGGCAAAGCCCAGAAGTTCGGGGCGCCTTTCCTGGAGCTGATCAAGAAGTACGTGGAGGAAAACGACATTATGACGGCCGCCGACGTGGTGGTGAAATCGGCCGTCAACAAGTCGAAAATCAAGATTTACATCATTCAGCAGATCGACAAGAAGATGGACCTGGAGGAAATTGCTTCCTCTAAAGGCATCGACATGCGGGAGCTGATAGAGGAAATCGAGCACATCTGCTACTCCGGCACCAAGCTCAACCTCGACTACTACATCAACGGCGTGCTGGACCAGGAACGCCAGGACGAAATCTACGACTACTTCATGTCGGCCAGCACCGACAACATTGCCGTGGCCCTGAAGGAGCTGGGCACCGACGACTACACCGAGGAAGACCTGCGCCTGATGCGCATCAAGTTCCTGAGTGAAGTGGCGAATTAG
- a CDS encoding KpsF/GutQ family sugar-phosphate isomerase encodes MKPQNELNTLAKKVLQQEAEAIQGVAVALAQTPDFAQCVGAILALRGRVVVTGIGKSAHIAGKIVATLNSTGTPALFMHAADAIHGDLGMIQAEDFVIAISKSGDTPEIKVLVPLLKRKGVPLAALVSNADSYLAVQADYVLHAPVEREACPHNLAPTTSTTAALALGDALAVCLLESREFTRQDFARLHPGGTLGKQLYLKVGDLSRQNQQPQVLDTAPLPDIIFEISGKRLGATAVLNAAGQLQGIITDGDLRRMLTAHAGRLDAVQARDILTPNPVTVEVDDFAAEALARMQQRNITQLIVTDQGRFSGFIHLHDLLREGLV; translated from the coding sequence TTGAAACCGCAGAACGAACTTAACACCCTGGCAAAAAAAGTGCTTCAGCAAGAAGCTGAGGCCATTCAGGGAGTAGCCGTTGCCCTGGCCCAAACCCCCGATTTTGCACAATGCGTAGGGGCTATTCTGGCCCTGCGCGGCCGGGTGGTGGTAACGGGCATCGGCAAAAGTGCCCACATTGCCGGCAAAATAGTGGCCACGCTGAACTCCACGGGCACGCCGGCCCTGTTTATGCACGCCGCCGACGCCATCCACGGCGACCTAGGCATGATTCAGGCTGAGGACTTCGTTATTGCCATCAGCAAGTCCGGCGACACGCCCGAAATCAAGGTGCTGGTGCCCCTGCTCAAGCGCAAAGGCGTGCCCCTGGCCGCCCTGGTCAGCAACGCTGATTCCTACCTGGCCGTGCAGGCCGACTACGTGCTGCACGCCCCCGTGGAGCGCGAAGCCTGCCCCCACAACCTGGCACCCACTACCTCCACCACGGCCGCCCTGGCCCTGGGCGACGCCCTGGCCGTGTGCCTGCTGGAAAGCCGGGAGTTTACGCGCCAGGACTTTGCCCGCCTGCACCCCGGCGGCACTCTGGGCAAGCAGCTTTACCTGAAAGTGGGTGACCTGAGCCGCCAGAACCAGCAGCCCCAGGTCCTGGACACGGCCCCGCTGCCCGATATTATTTTTGAAATTTCGGGTAAGCGCCTGGGCGCTACGGCCGTGCTTAATGCGGCGGGCCAGCTCCAGGGCATCATCACCGACGGCGACCTGCGCCGCATGCTTACTGCCCACGCCGGCCGCCTCGACGCGGTGCAGGCCCGCGACATCCTCACGCCCAACCCCGTCACGGTGGAGGTCGACGACTTTGCCGCCGAGGCCCTGGCCCGCATGCAGCAGCGCAACATCACCCAACTCATCGTCACCGACCAGGGCCGTTTCAGCGGCTTCATCCACCTCCACGACCTGCTGCGCGAAGGGCTGGTGTAG
- a CDS encoding bestrophin family protein, with protein MYTRRNIRTKLILQFAWKNLLGFTLWAGLVTASYVLLRPRGLDIRLPFLPLSTIGIAVAFYMGFKNSQSYDRFWEARKIWGGIVNTSRLWGSQVCSYVGGLELAAGAEPSAELRGVHQDLLYRQLAWINALRLQLRRTTIHDRHNLSYAPDLHLQLDRDSQDNVACFLSSAEYGSLGAAANAAVQLLHTQSVKLQQLRTQHLLNDFQHIDLMQTVKEGYNLQGMCERIKNTPFPRQYAYFSTVFVWIFVLLLPLGLVGEFSKLSNGAAVWLTVPFSVLISWIFTTIEIVGDNSEDPFENYINDVPMTAICRTIEIDLRQMLGETNLPPRLQPVDDILL; from the coding sequence ATGTACACCCGGCGCAACATCCGAACCAAGCTTATCCTGCAATTTGCCTGGAAAAACCTGCTGGGGTTTACGCTCTGGGCGGGGCTTGTAACGGCCAGCTACGTGCTGCTGCGGCCGCGCGGCCTCGATATTCGCCTGCCGTTTCTGCCCCTGAGCACCATTGGCATAGCCGTGGCCTTTTACATGGGCTTCAAGAACAGTCAGTCGTACGACCGGTTCTGGGAGGCGCGCAAAATCTGGGGTGGCATCGTGAATACCAGCCGGCTGTGGGGCAGCCAGGTGTGCAGCTACGTGGGCGGGCTGGAGCTGGCGGCCGGCGCCGAGCCCTCGGCCGAGCTGCGCGGCGTGCACCAGGACCTGCTATACCGGCAGCTGGCCTGGATTAACGCCTTGCGCCTGCAACTGCGCCGCACCACCATCCACGACCGGCACAACCTCAGCTACGCTCCCGACCTGCACCTGCAACTCGACCGGGATTCACAGGACAACGTGGCCTGCTTTCTGAGTTCCGCCGAGTACGGCAGCCTCGGGGCCGCGGCCAACGCCGCCGTGCAGCTGCTGCACACCCAGTCGGTGAAACTGCAACAGCTGCGCACCCAACACCTGCTCAACGACTTCCAGCACATCGACCTGATGCAGACCGTGAAGGAGGGCTACAACCTGCAAGGCATGTGCGAAAGAATCAAGAACACGCCCTTTCCGCGCCAGTATGCCTACTTCAGCACCGTGTTCGTGTGGATATTTGTGCTGCTACTGCCGCTTGGGCTGGTAGGCGAGTTCAGCAAGCTCAGCAACGGCGCGGCCGTGTGGCTCACGGTGCCGTTTTCGGTGCTGATATCGTGGATTTTCACCACCATTGAAATCGTGGGCGACAACTCCGAAGACCCCTTCGAGAACTACATCAACGACGTGCCGATGACGGCCATCTGCCGCACCATTGAAATCGACCTGCGCCAGATGCTGGGCGAAACCAACCTGCCGCCCCGCCTACAGCCCGTCGACGATATTCTGCTCTAG
- a CDS encoding mannose-1-phosphate guanylyltransferase, with protein sequence MTQHTYLVVMAGGIGSRFWPFSRTHHPKQFHDVLGLGRSMLQLTVDRFRTICPPENVFVVTNRDYMELVQQHLPELPQDQILGEPIGRNTAPCIAYASYRIAQRDSEAVVIVTPADHAVMHEENFREAIRTAVAGARTHEVLITLGIQPSRPDTGYGYIQFIDDPVPASHVQTAPGHEDGTFPAALRKVKTFTEKPNLELAQMFVASGDFLWNSGLFVWRADVIIRAFHQYLSDIAEVFDEGRDILGTPQEEEFISRAYTRCRNISIDYGVMEKADNVYVLPADFGWSDLGTWDSLHRMGHHDADDNVVDGNALLYDTKECVIKTPSERLVVVQGLEGFIVAEYDNVLLICRRTEEQRVKDFVADVKSKKGTGYN encoded by the coding sequence ATGACCCAGCATACCTACCTCGTGGTAATGGCCGGCGGCATTGGCAGCCGCTTCTGGCCGTTTAGCCGCACCCACCACCCCAAGCAGTTCCACGATGTGCTAGGCCTGGGCCGATCCATGCTCCAGCTCACCGTCGACCGGTTTCGCACCATCTGCCCGCCCGAGAATGTGTTTGTCGTGACCAACCGCGACTACATGGAGCTGGTGCAGCAGCACCTGCCCGAGCTGCCCCAAGACCAGATTTTGGGGGAGCCTATCGGCCGCAACACGGCCCCGTGCATCGCCTACGCCAGCTACCGCATCGCCCAGCGCGACTCGGAGGCCGTGGTTATCGTAACGCCCGCCGACCACGCCGTGATGCACGAGGAAAACTTCCGCGAGGCCATCCGGACGGCCGTGGCCGGGGCCCGCACCCACGAGGTGCTCATTACCCTGGGCATCCAGCCTTCCCGCCCCGACACGGGCTACGGCTACATCCAGTTCATTGACGACCCGGTGCCGGCCAGCCACGTCCAGACCGCGCCGGGCCACGAGGACGGCACCTTTCCGGCCGCTCTGCGCAAAGTCAAAACCTTTACCGAGAAGCCTAATTTGGAGCTGGCCCAGATGTTCGTGGCCAGCGGCGACTTCCTCTGGAACTCCGGCCTGTTTGTGTGGCGGGCCGACGTCATCATCCGCGCCTTCCACCAGTACCTGAGCGACATTGCCGAGGTCTTCGACGAAGGCCGGGACATCCTGGGCACCCCGCAGGAAGAGGAGTTTATATCCAGGGCCTACACCCGCTGCCGCAACATCAGCATCGACTACGGGGTGATGGAAAAGGCCGACAATGTGTACGTGCTGCCCGCCGATTTCGGGTGGAGCGACCTGGGAACCTGGGACTCCCTGCACCGCATGGGCCACCACGACGCCGACGACAACGTGGTGGACGGCAACGCCCTGCTCTACGACACCAAAGAGTGCGTCATCAAAACCCCCTCCGAGCGCCTCGTCGTAGTACAGGGCCTCGAAGGCTTCATCGTAGCCGAGTACGACAACGTGCTCCTTATCTGCCGCCGCACCGAGGAGCAGCGCGTCAAGGATTTTGTAGCCGATGTGAAATCGAAAAAAGGAACGGGGTATAATTGA
- a CDS encoding glycosyltransferase family 39 protein, which translates to MHRKAARFNRYTLAYAFLVFLVISVGVCIRTVHFPDIPPGFSQDEANSAYESFSLATTGRDRWGNKLPVYFPSWGSGQNVLQAYLSIPFIKAFGLTVFSARLPALLLGILTLPLFFFCLRPFGRYPAFLGLLLLTLVPWHFMLSRWSLESNIAPFFMLLGCTMLTQALIRNQARWIIPCVLPFALSLHAYGTTIIILPILFSAVLLIHRRIIYSRLGCWILAFTLFFILAFPFLLFFTEHYILEHNLAWADRLFFSTPPLASTRLSQIRPAGWLETVQSNVYFIRSVFSDGTVNHVLYGHKTLLRFTLPLILLGPLAAAYQLIKRQAQGRFTPEDVVLSVFFIWAAASLSFIFLFNLNVNRFNHFYLPCLALCAWVVQFIIQNIRPGMQRQAARFIVAGVLIWEGSSAVRSYFTEYPQGRIKDRFNVGLEEAFASASELTGVNQIIISRQVPLPDVYTLFYLKYPPEKFRQEVDVEISNGEYKVNKFGKYVFYDDCLNSAADYGYVSRIHTLPSSTRHRKEVIYTNELWEVGIMRVKTQ; encoded by the coding sequence ATGCATAGAAAGGCAGCTAGATTTAATAGGTATACGCTTGCTTACGCCTTCTTAGTATTCCTTGTTATTAGTGTCGGAGTTTGTATTCGCACTGTCCATTTTCCGGATATTCCTCCAGGCTTCAGCCAGGATGAGGCCAATAGCGCCTACGAATCCTTCTCGCTTGCCACAACCGGCCGGGATAGATGGGGAAATAAGCTTCCGGTTTATTTTCCTTCCTGGGGCAGTGGGCAAAACGTGCTACAGGCTTATTTAAGTATTCCGTTTATCAAAGCCTTTGGGTTAACCGTATTTTCGGCTCGTCTGCCCGCGCTGCTGCTCGGAATCCTGACGCTGCCTCTTTTCTTTTTTTGCCTACGCCCTTTTGGCCGTTATCCTGCCTTCCTGGGCTTGCTGCTGCTGACACTCGTGCCGTGGCATTTTATGCTTTCCCGCTGGTCACTCGAAAGCAACATAGCCCCTTTTTTTATGCTACTGGGCTGCACTATGCTCACCCAGGCGCTTATCAGAAATCAAGCCAGGTGGATCATTCCTTGCGTATTGCCATTTGCTTTGTCGTTGCATGCGTACGGTACAACAATTATTATTTTACCAATTTTGTTTTCAGCAGTTCTACTTATACACCGCAGGATTATTTACTCTCGGCTTGGTTGTTGGATTCTTGCATTTACTTTGTTTTTTATTCTAGCTTTTCCTTTTTTACTTTTCTTCACCGAGCATTATATACTAGAGCACAATTTAGCCTGGGCCGACAGGTTATTTTTCTCAACGCCTCCGCTGGCATCCACGCGCCTGAGCCAGATACGGCCGGCTGGCTGGCTGGAAACGGTGCAGTCAAACGTGTATTTCATCCGTTCTGTCTTCAGCGACGGAACGGTTAATCATGTGCTGTACGGCCATAAGACACTGCTACGCTTCACCTTGCCGCTTATCCTGCTTGGTCCGCTGGCCGCCGCCTACCAACTCATCAAACGGCAGGCTCAGGGCCGCTTCACTCCCGAAGACGTTGTTCTTTCCGTATTTTTTATCTGGGCAGCAGCGTCTTTAAGTTTTATTTTTCTGTTTAATCTGAATGTAAACCGATTCAACCATTTCTACCTTCCCTGCCTGGCATTATGCGCCTGGGTTGTGCAGTTTATCATCCAGAATATCCGGCCTGGTATGCAGAGGCAAGCCGCTCGTTTTATTGTTGCCGGAGTATTGATTTGGGAAGGTAGCTCAGCTGTCCGGAGCTACTTTACAGAGTATCCGCAAGGCAGAATCAAAGACCGATTTAACGTGGGTCTGGAAGAAGCCTTTGCATCAGCAAGCGAGCTTACCGGAGTCAACCAGATCATAATATCCAGGCAGGTGCCGTTACCTGATGTGTACACTCTTTTCTACCTGAAATACCCACCCGAAAAGTTTCGACAGGAAGTCGACGTAGAAATAAGCAACGGGGAGTACAAGGTTAACAAATTTGGCAAATACGTATTCTACGACGATTGCCTGAATTCCGCAGCTGATTACGGCTATGTATCCCGAATACATACGCTGCCGAGTAGTACGCGTCACCGTAAAGAGGTTATTTACACAAATGAGCTATGGGAAGTAGGCATCATGCGGGTTAAAACTCAATAA
- the rlmB gene encoding 23S rRNA (guanosine(2251)-2'-O)-methyltransferase RlmB, with protein sequence MEKRTNRPGRPLTARRQYFDSENRPVTPRRPAAAREGHESRENEGRAADAGRGEFKPRYPHRPAQDRSIDMIFGLRPILEALNAGRTLDKIFLLRGTKNSMTQDIQALAKAANVPVSSVPIEKLDGITRKNHQGAVAYVSPIDYMPLDGILAGLYEDGKTPLLLVLDRITDVRNFGSIARNAECLGVHAIVVPSRGAAQVNGDALKTSAGALNLIPVCREPNLRETLTFLRESGVQIVACTEKSDASLETGAVDLTGPLAVLIGSEEDGISPEYLQLADHKLRIPMAGQISSLNVSVASGIMLYEVLRQRLQAAH encoded by the coding sequence ATGGAGAAAAGGACTAATCGCCCAGGCCGGCCGCTAACGGCGCGCCGCCAGTATTTCGACTCGGAAAACCGCCCCGTAACGCCCCGCCGCCCCGCTGCCGCCCGTGAGGGCCACGAGAGCCGCGAAAACGAAGGGCGCGCCGCCGACGCCGGCCGCGGCGAGTTTAAGCCCCGTTACCCCCACCGCCCGGCCCAGGACCGCAGCATCGATATGATTTTCGGCCTGCGCCCCATCTTGGAGGCGCTGAACGCCGGCCGCACCCTGGACAAGATTTTCCTGCTGCGCGGCACCAAGAACTCGATGACCCAGGACATCCAGGCCCTGGCCAAAGCGGCCAACGTGCCCGTGTCGTCGGTGCCGATTGAAAAGCTGGACGGCATCACGCGCAAAAACCACCAGGGCGCCGTGGCTTACGTGTCGCCCATCGACTACATGCCCCTGGACGGCATTCTGGCCGGGCTGTATGAGGACGGCAAAACGCCCCTGCTGCTGGTGCTGGACCGCATTACCGACGTGCGCAACTTCGGCTCCATTGCCCGCAACGCCGAGTGCTTGGGCGTGCACGCCATTGTGGTGCCCAGCCGTGGCGCGGCCCAGGTTAACGGCGACGCCCTGAAAACCTCGGCCGGGGCCCTCAACCTGATTCCGGTGTGCCGGGAGCCGAATTTGCGGGAAACCCTGACCTTCCTGCGCGAATCGGGCGTGCAAATTGTGGCCTGTACTGAGAAGTCGGATGCCAGCCTCGAAACCGGGGCCGTGGACCTGACCGGGCCCCTGGCCGTGCTCATAGGCAGCGAAGAGGACGGCATCAGCCCCGAGTACCTTCAGCTAGCCGACCACAAGCTGCGCATTCCCATGGCCGGCCAGATCAGCTCCCTCAACGTGTCGGTGGCCAGCGGGATTATGCTCTACGAAGTCCTGCGTCAACGTTTGCAGGCAGCACACTAA
- a CDS encoding GWxTD domain-containing protein produces MKPIAASLLFLCLLSLSGNTFRAPSRRDFASLYRPERRVLLDTRRENDSLRVYLRLPARRAQASGTLHVAAWPSYDARQPLWRQAMPVASRRRGEGESAWLEVGMALNQLRPGQVLSFQTDAAPEDDTAGEGAWLQLTPEHLARPFLLTDTLGQPLFRRYVRTREAFGVDCYGPDQPVQARRYPLSSQAAAPPMAGTLPAQPRTLSLQDSVWHRAGQPLRLAAGLYLLRTAQGSRQGLLVEENNFPEQTTADELIAPLIYLTSSAERKKLFDAPEPKKAVDRFWLDVAGGNQTIGRQLIRTYYGRVTEANRLFTAHKAGWLTDRGMLYLVLGPPESVYRTAQEERWVYRGGQDQAGTFVFRPKPSTFAPEHYELVRRPEYERLWYAAVEQWRKGLIAQAGR; encoded by the coding sequence GTGAAACCTATTGCTGCTAGTCTACTATTCCTTTGCCTGCTTAGCCTGTCGGGCAACACTTTTCGGGCGCCTTCGCGCCGTGACTTTGCCAGCTTGTACCGCCCGGAGCGGCGGGTGCTGCTCGATACGCGCCGCGAGAATGACAGCCTGCGGGTGTACCTGCGGCTTCCGGCAAGGCGGGCCCAGGCCAGCGGCACGCTGCACGTGGCGGCCTGGCCCAGTTATGATGCCCGCCAGCCGCTGTGGCGGCAGGCCATGCCGGTGGCTTCCCGGCGCCGGGGCGAAGGCGAAAGTGCCTGGCTGGAAGTAGGAATGGCGCTTAATCAGCTCCGTCCGGGGCAGGTGCTTAGCTTCCAGACCGATGCTGCCCCCGAAGACGACACGGCCGGCGAAGGCGCCTGGCTACAGCTCACGCCGGAGCACCTGGCCCGCCCCTTCTTGCTCACCGATACGCTGGGCCAGCCCCTGTTCCGGCGCTACGTGCGTACGAGGGAGGCATTTGGCGTGGACTGCTACGGCCCCGACCAGCCCGTGCAGGCCCGGCGCTACCCGCTCAGCTCCCAGGCGGCAGCTCCGCCCATGGCCGGCACCCTGCCGGCCCAGCCCCGTACGCTCAGCCTGCAAGACTCTGTGTGGCACCGGGCGGGGCAGCCGCTGCGGCTGGCGGCCGGGCTGTACCTGCTGCGCACGGCCCAGGGCAGCCGGCAGGGCCTGCTGGTGGAGGAAAACAATTTTCCGGAGCAAACTACGGCCGACGAGCTGATTGCCCCGCTGATTTACCTGACCTCCTCGGCCGAGCGCAAAAAGCTGTTTGACGCGCCGGAGCCCAAGAAAGCCGTTGACCGGTTCTGGCTCGACGTGGCCGGCGGCAACCAGACTATCGGGCGGCAGCTGATCCGGACGTACTACGGGCGCGTGACGGAGGCCAACCGGCTGTTTACGGCTCACAAAGCCGGCTGGCTTACCGACCGGGGCATGCTGTACCTGGTGCTGGGCCCACCCGAGAGTGTGTACCGCACGGCCCAGGAGGAACGCTGGGTGTACCGCGGCGGCCAGGACCAGGCTGGCACCTTCGTCTTCCGCCCCAAACCCAGTACCTTTGCGCCTGAACACTACGAACTGGTGCGCCGCCCCGAGTACGAACGTCTCTGGTATGCTGCCGTGGAACAATGGAGAAAAGGACTAATCGCCCAGGCCGGCCGCTAA